The following coding sequences lie in one Victivallis lenta genomic window:
- a CDS encoding pyridoxamine 5'-phosphate oxidase family protein → MRRAEREVAGVAALAGILDRAAYATLSFLDSGAPAAVPVSFGYRVEGGIFVFYIHSAGEGHKMECLQNDPRAVLSAVGDNRIVLAEPACRSTCFYESVIASGEVEFVTAPEEKRAALDCIMHHCGGAGTYDYPEAMLERTAILRLSARSISGKSNTAEMKR, encoded by the coding sequence ATGCGGCGCGCGGAGCGGGAGGTTGCCGGCGTGGCCGCCCTGGCCGGAATTCTCGACCGGGCGGCATATGCAACTCTCTCGTTCCTCGACAGCGGAGCTCCCGCCGCCGTCCCGGTCTCGTTCGGATACCGGGTCGAGGGCGGGATTTTTGTCTTCTACATCCACTCCGCCGGCGAAGGGCATAAGATGGAATGCCTGCAAAACGATCCGCGGGCCGTGCTGTCCGCCGTGGGCGACAACCGCATTGTCCTGGCCGAACCGGCCTGCCGTTCGACCTGTTTCTACGAAAGTGTCATTGCGTCGGGCGAGGTTGAATTCGTAACTGCGCCCGAAGAGAAGCGCGCAGCCCTCGACTGCATCATGCATCACTGCGGCGGCGCCGGAACCTACGATTATCCCGAGGCCATGCTTGAACGCACTGCCATCCTGCGGCTCTCCGCCCGCAGCATCTCCGGGAAGAGCAACACAGCGGAAATGAAACGCTGA
- a CDS encoding ABC transporter ATP-binding protein has product MSRDKVIEFSGVAKSYGSRRVLKGFDLTVFRGNVYALLGENGEGKTTAIKMAAGQMEPDAGAVRVFGLDPVRDGVRVRERFAYVAELMKVYDWMTLAELHDFLKPFYSNWNEDAFIRLTRGFGLPLDRKLGSFSRGMYAKSVLAAALCREPELLILDDPCLGLDTASRRNFMEMLVDSLTGFGCTVFLSTHLIPEAAGIVDRVGILKNGRLVAEEDAAALLERTRLLRIPAGMEPQLPELDVLRRKSCGPELLLTIRGDEEETGAELSRIPGLAFELEPLPLEEIFLAWTEKQEPRQEDAAG; this is encoded by the coding sequence ATGAGCAGGGATAAAGTAATCGAATTTTCCGGTGTCGCCAAGTCCTACGGCAGCCGGAGAGTGCTGAAGGGGTTCGACCTGACCGTATTCCGCGGCAATGTTTATGCGCTTCTCGGTGAAAACGGCGAGGGCAAGACGACGGCGATCAAAATGGCCGCCGGGCAGATGGAGCCGGACGCCGGCGCGGTCCGGGTATTCGGCCTCGACCCGGTCCGTGACGGAGTGCGGGTCAGGGAACGTTTTGCCTATGTCGCCGAACTGATGAAGGTTTACGACTGGATGACGCTCGCGGAACTTCATGATTTTCTGAAGCCGTTCTACTCGAACTGGAACGAGGATGCATTCATCAGGCTCACCCGCGGCTTCGGGCTGCCGCTGGACCGGAAGCTCGGAAGCTTTTCGCGCGGCATGTATGCGAAGAGCGTTCTCGCCGCCGCGCTTTGCCGGGAACCGGAGCTGCTGATTCTCGACGATCCGTGCCTCGGGCTCGACACGGCGTCGCGCCGGAATTTCATGGAGATGCTGGTCGATTCGCTGACCGGGTTCGGTTGTACGGTGTTCCTCTCCACCCACCTGATTCCGGAGGCTGCCGGAATTGTGGACCGGGTCGGCATCCTGAAGAACGGCCGGCTCGTGGCGGAGGAAGACGCGGCGGCGCTTCTGGAACGGACCCGGCTGCTGCGAATTCCGGCCGGTATGGAACCGCAGTTGCCGGAACTCGATGTGCTGCGGCGGAAGAGCTGCGGTCCGGAGCTGCTCCTGACCATCCGGGGAGATGAAGAGGAGACCGGCGCGGAATTGAGCCGGATTCCGGGTCTCGCGTTCGAATTGGAGCCGCTGCCGCTCGAGGAAATTTTCCTCGCCTGGACGGAGAAACAGGAGCCGCGGCAGGAAGACGCAGCCGGATAA
- a CDS encoding GntR family transcriptional regulator: protein MKIDPDSGTPIYLQIIDELKTAVLSGRYRDGDRVLPVRELAVQLRVNPNTVAKAYRLMQDEGLLVSRPGGGTFIAVPEAFSLRREREEAIAAQLGRLVAKAKAFDIGPERLRELLDDAWKRPAGDQHGMER from the coding sequence ATGAAAATCGATCCCGACAGCGGCACGCCGATTTATCTGCAGATCATCGACGAGCTGAAGACGGCGGTTCTCAGCGGACGGTACCGCGACGGGGACCGGGTGCTGCCGGTGCGGGAGCTGGCGGTTCAGCTCCGGGTCAACCCGAACACGGTTGCGAAGGCGTACCGGCTCATGCAGGACGAGGGGCTGCTGGTCAGCCGGCCGGGCGGAGGCACCTTCATCGCGGTTCCGGAGGCGTTTTCGCTGCGCCGGGAACGGGAGGAGGCCATCGCGGCGCAGCTCGGCAGGCTGGTTGCGAAGGCAAAGGCGTTCGACATCGGGCCGGAACGGCTCCGCGAGCTTCTTGACGATGCATGGAAACGGCCGGCTGGCGATCAACATGGAATGGAGAGGTGA
- a CDS encoding type II secretion system protein GspK, translated as MMAGRNERSSESGSALVAVLCLVFMAGLLAGAVLAMSKYGSFTMAAHLALQKSMYVNEGAAARIQYLIAADRSLYANVQLGETEYADYDTDRFFADGVIHVMDYYGTPVEFTITDARSGFDLSAAQYNSTLTNVAGSDQLDTELYDTTERLKARIADYVDADDTVTTDGFEEADYEAFGMSPLPRNAAMQFREELAWIPGVTEMFPADGSGRLSALRLIPPDGMTIPNGSPSIFTADRLLLQTYCQGLEDEEIEQVLAALEVYRRERILLSDQLDALLTPRLNGLSWEESGIYTVTVGPRMTQLPETIAAADAGESAVSAVGLPAQRSPSTRLTFTYPGFDSGGPSDNKVQYLEWMFH; from the coding sequence ATGATGGCAGGACGCAACGAACGCTCGTCGGAATCGGGTTCCGCGCTTGTCGCGGTGCTCTGTCTGGTGTTTATGGCCGGGCTGCTGGCCGGAGCCGTGCTGGCCATGTCGAAGTACGGCAGCTTCACGATGGCGGCGCACCTTGCGCTTCAGAAATCGATGTACGTCAACGAAGGGGCGGCAGCCCGGATTCAGTATCTCATTGCGGCCGACCGTTCGCTCTATGCGAACGTGCAGCTCGGGGAGACCGAGTACGCCGACTACGACACCGACCGCTTTTTCGCGGACGGCGTGATTCATGTGATGGACTATTACGGCACGCCGGTCGAATTCACGATCACCGATGCCCGCAGCGGGTTCGATCTCAGTGCCGCGCAGTACAACAGCACGCTGACCAATGTCGCCGGCTCCGATCAGCTTGATACGGAACTTTACGATACCACCGAACGGCTCAAAGCCCGGATTGCCGACTATGTCGATGCCGACGATACGGTTACGACCGACGGCTTCGAGGAGGCCGACTACGAGGCGTTCGGCATGTCGCCGCTGCCGCGCAACGCGGCGATGCAGTTTCGCGAGGAGCTCGCATGGATTCCGGGCGTGACGGAGATGTTTCCGGCGGACGGAAGCGGCCGGCTCAGCGCGCTCCGGCTGATTCCGCCGGACGGGATGACCATTCCGAACGGGTCGCCCAGCATTTTCACCGCCGACCGGCTTTTGCTTCAGACCTACTGCCAGGGGCTCGAGGACGAGGAGATCGAGCAGGTGCTCGCCGCGCTTGAGGTTTACCGCCGGGAGCGGATTCTGCTTTCGGATCAGCTGGATGCGCTGCTGACGCCGCGGCTGAACGGGCTCTCATGGGAGGAGAGCGGCATCTACACCGTCACCGTCGGGCCGCGCATGACGCAGCTGCCGGAGACGATCGCCGCTGCGGACGCGGGAGAGAGCGCCGTTTCCGCCGTCGGGCTGCCGGCGCAGCGCAGCCCGTCCACCCGGCTGACCTTCACCTATCCGGGGTTCGACAGCGGCGGCCCGTCGGACAACAAGGTACAATATTTGGAATGGATGTTCCATTAA
- a CDS encoding PulJ/GspJ family protein: MSRPYRVSRHNFTLVEMAIAMAILVVVALIIGTASATFYNGYRRSAKVTEQLKAYLAIDRIMDQNIRNLIPFRWSDELEESRLVFEGKTDSLHFVTLRRTYGNDRGALLFVRLRVEDGELVAEYSSYPRLPWEDEGKQEYAREVIAKNVRSIRFLYAEEVDEEIEFEDTWEEDDHEAPPLAIQMTVEWNDGTSERWLRRTAGSGSNSTFGNRQTSGL; the protein is encoded by the coding sequence ATGAGTCGACCGTACAGGGTGAGTAGACACAACTTCACATTGGTGGAGATGGCGATTGCGATGGCGATTCTGGTCGTTGTCGCGCTCATCATCGGCACTGCCTCGGCCACGTTCTACAACGGCTACCGGCGCTCGGCGAAGGTCACCGAACAGCTCAAGGCGTATCTGGCGATCGACCGGATCATGGATCAGAATATCCGGAACCTGATCCCGTTCCGCTGGAGCGACGAGCTGGAGGAGTCGCGCCTCGTCTTCGAGGGGAAAACCGATTCGCTCCATTTTGTGACGCTCCGCCGCACCTATGGAAACGACCGCGGCGCGCTGCTGTTCGTCCGGCTCCGGGTCGAGGACGGCGAACTCGTCGCCGAATATTCGAGCTATCCGAGGCTGCCGTGGGAGGACGAGGGCAAACAGGAGTATGCGCGCGAGGTGATTGCGAAAAATGTCCGCAGCATCCGCTTCCTCTACGCCGAGGAGGTCGATGAGGAGATCGAGTTCGAGGATACCTGGGAGGAGGATGACCACGAAGCGCCTCCGCTCGCAATCCAGATGACCGTCGAGTGGAACGACGGAACCAGCGAGCGCTGGCTGCGCCGCACCGCCGGCTCCGGCTCGAACAGCACTTTCGGCAATCGGCAGACTTCGGGGTTGTAA
- a CDS encoding prepilin-type N-terminal cleavage/methylation domain-containing protein → MRRGAFTLIEVVVALGILALALAGLLQLLTASQGRLARTMEKWRETHMLIQAAEYCLLQKGEDPGSVPVDFFPYDGYTANCTFRDAENLPETYTNIVGQIPLKACEIELVRQRDGKTVDSIIVDKFSYESTVQGE, encoded by the coding sequence GTGAGAAGGGGAGCATTCACGCTGATCGAGGTTGTGGTCGCCCTCGGCATCCTGGCGCTGGCGCTGGCCGGGCTGCTGCAGCTGCTGACCGCCTCGCAGGGGCGGCTAGCCCGCACGATGGAGAAGTGGCGCGAGACGCACATGCTCATTCAGGCGGCGGAGTACTGCCTGCTCCAGAAGGGGGAGGACCCCGGTTCGGTGCCGGTCGATTTTTTTCCGTACGACGGCTATACGGCGAACTGCACGTTCCGCGACGCCGAAAATCTGCCGGAGACCTATACGAACATCGTCGGACAGATTCCGCTGAAAGCCTGCGAGATCGAGCTGGTCCGGCAGCGGGACGGAAAAACCGTGGATTCAATCATTGTGGATAAATTCAGCTATGAGTCGACCGTACAGGGTGAGTAG
- a CDS encoding pilus assembly FimT family protein — protein MVCRRFTLLELMVVIAIIAITTTLAVSTFRGESPAQKLRNASLGFEAYCARVRYAAMENGSDRVVAFDPAARRFTAEEPELPAENTFSGDGRPPFVWELPADFELDTEMLNAETGENGTVEVFRFFSDGSANASREFILRFRKLQRRFAVSPLTGLLLAKEEEAVL, from the coding sequence ATGGTGTGCCGGAGGTTTACGCTGCTTGAGCTGATGGTGGTGATTGCGATCATCGCGATCACCACCACGCTTGCGGTGTCGACCTTCCGCGGCGAATCCCCGGCGCAGAAGCTCCGGAACGCCTCGCTCGGTTTCGAGGCGTACTGCGCGCGGGTGCGTTATGCGGCGATGGAGAACGGTTCCGACCGCGTCGTCGCCTTCGATCCGGCGGCGCGCCGGTTCACGGCGGAAGAGCCGGAATTGCCGGCGGAGAACACTTTTTCCGGAGACGGGCGGCCGCCGTTTGTCTGGGAGCTGCCCGCCGATTTTGAGCTCGACACCGAAATGCTGAACGCCGAAACCGGCGAAAACGGCACGGTTGAAGTGTTCCGTTTTTTTTCGGACGGCAGTGCGAATGCTTCGCGCGAATTCATTCTGCGGTTTCGGAAGCTGCAGCGCCGCTTTGCGGTTTCGCCGCTGACCGGGCTGCTGCTGGCGAAGGAGGAGGAGGCCGTGCTGTGA
- the gspG gene encoding type II secretion system major pseudopilin GspG produces MRKHCFKRSRFTLIEVVVVIIILVTLASIATPIYLNYVKKANVGAATTQVKLLEDALTGYKLDIGSYPDTATGLRALVENVDQNEKWDGPYIKPAVPKDPWGNDYVYTSPGEHGDFDLVSYGADGQPGGTGENADITNYVEK; encoded by the coding sequence ATGAGAAAGCATTGTTTCAAGAGAAGCCGTTTCACCCTGATCGAAGTTGTGGTCGTGATCATCATTCTGGTCACGCTCGCTTCGATCGCCACGCCGATCTACCTGAACTACGTGAAGAAGGCCAACGTCGGCGCGGCGACGACGCAGGTCAAACTGCTCGAAGACGCGCTGACCGGCTACAAGCTCGACATCGGCAGCTACCCGGATACGGCGACCGGCCTGCGCGCGCTGGTCGAGAATGTCGATCAGAACGAGAAGTGGGACGGGCCGTACATCAAGCCGGCGGTTCCGAAGGACCCGTGGGGCAACGATTACGTTTACACCAGCCCCGGCGAACACGGCGACTTCGATCTGGTCAGCTACGGCGCCGACGGCCAGCCGGGCGGCACCGGAGAAAACGCCGACATCACGAATTACGTGGAAAAATAA
- a CDS encoding type II secretion system F family protein, which yields MGLYKYLAAAKGEAPHEILIEADSIAEAQSKLRSRKIVPVRYCGEATVSGGRFTLRRSKVNTYEFTRQLAPLLDSHIPLERALAIIADSSTEAEQRDFVNALRQGLHEGKKFSELARSHGTLFPGYYANLIESGEETGCLPEVVNELHKFMGESKELKDFIVSSSIYPLAILTVTMIVTVVLFTVFVPRFAKIFIDMGREMPPSMEFLLAMSSFFSWAWWLIPLCCIGGWLLLKKIMGERELKIALSRLVLKLPLFGRIVVDLEMCKYIRTLAILIANHVEIIRTVRISGKIISNPTVSAGFAEIDRKLKGGDKLSAALAGNRFIPAGMVPMLRVGEESGTVGEMLSKIASHLENDTKLKIKRLLSLFEPAVIIFLALIVLVVVVSIFVAMMEINSISQGGPAI from the coding sequence ATGGGACTCTATAAATACCTTGCTGCCGCGAAAGGCGAAGCGCCGCACGAGATCCTGATCGAAGCCGACAGCATCGCGGAGGCGCAAAGCAAACTGCGCAGCCGGAAGATCGTTCCCGTGCGTTACTGCGGGGAGGCGACCGTTTCCGGCGGCAGGTTCACGTTGCGCCGCAGCAAGGTGAACACCTACGAATTCACGCGGCAGCTCGCGCCGCTGCTCGATTCGCACATCCCGCTCGAACGGGCGCTGGCGATCATTGCGGACAGTTCGACCGAAGCGGAACAGCGCGATTTCGTGAACGCGCTGCGCCAGGGGCTGCACGAGGGCAAGAAATTTTCGGAGCTGGCCCGAAGCCACGGGACGCTCTTTCCGGGTTACTATGCGAACCTGATCGAGTCCGGCGAGGAGACCGGCTGTCTGCCGGAGGTCGTGAACGAGCTGCACAAGTTCATGGGGGAGAGCAAGGAGCTGAAGGACTTCATCGTGTCGAGCTCGATCTATCCGCTGGCGATCCTGACGGTCACGATGATCGTCACGGTCGTGCTTTTCACGGTGTTCGTGCCGCGTTTTGCGAAGATTTTCATCGATATGGGGCGCGAGATGCCGCCGTCGATGGAGTTCCTGCTTGCGATGAGCTCTTTCTTCTCCTGGGCCTGGTGGCTGATTCCGCTCTGCTGCATCGGCGGCTGGCTGCTGCTGAAGAAGATCATGGGCGAGCGGGAGCTCAAAATCGCGCTGTCGCGGCTCGTCCTGAAGCTGCCGCTTTTCGGGCGGATCGTGGTCGATCTCGAGATGTGCAAATACATCCGCACGCTTGCGATTCTGATTGCGAACCATGTCGAGATCATCCGCACCGTCCGCATTTCGGGGAAGATCATCTCGAACCCGACCGTGTCGGCCGGATTCGCGGAGATCGACCGCAAGCTCAAGGGAGGGGACAAACTCTCGGCCGCGCTGGCCGGGAACCGGTTCATTCCGGCCGGCATGGTGCCGATGCTGCGGGTCGGCGAGGAGTCCGGCACGGTCGGCGAGATGCTCTCGAAGATCGCGTCGCATCTCGAGAACGATACGAAACTTAAAATCAAGCGGCTGCTCAGTTTGTTCGAGCCGGCGGTGATCATTTTTCTCGCCCTCATCGTGCTGGTCGTGGTCGTTTCGATCTTTGTCGCCATGATGGAAATCAACTCAATCAGTCAAGGAGGACCTGCGATATGA
- a CDS encoding GspE/PulE family protein, translating into MSADGYDFAAARKRLRGMLAEKSPDYPASPSREEVRAADRALIQSGALSESQLVALYAAAYGTEPVEEEEFRTPEPFPDAPYDFFNANGCLPAEWDADAITFLVVDPYDLEQLTFLVRRTWKTGAKFRFVRRTFLERLSSKLQSLEEENEVMELEDENTLRSMAGEARIVRLVNDIFTRAIELGASDIHIEPGEENVAVRCRVDGVLTEIISTPLSQFPAIASRIKLLGGLNIAESRLPQDGRTNIQLGRQELDMRISTIPILTGESIVLRLLNQEAISFDLGILGMSPTHLAQFRKLIQIPHGIILVVGPTGSGKTTTLYSVINQLNDNRKKIITVEDPVEYKMAGLCQMQVNSKIGVTFATGLRSIVRQDPDIILVGEIRDRETADIAINAALTGHLVLSTLHTNDAVGAVTRLLDMGVENFLVSSALFGVLSQRLVRKICPVCHGKTTDAAGNRCRRCNGSGYKGRCGIFELLTVSDELRAAINRSASSSELEAIAVREGMVTLQEDGLAKVRAGITTPEELNRSTAEL; encoded by the coding sequence ATGAGTGCGGACGGATACGATTTCGCCGCCGCCCGGAAACGGCTGCGCGGGATGCTGGCGGAGAAGAGTCCGGACTACCCGGCTTCCCCCTCCCGCGAGGAGGTCAGGGCGGCCGACCGCGCGTTGATCCAGTCCGGCGCGCTCTCCGAGTCACAGCTGGTCGCGCTCTATGCCGCCGCCTACGGGACGGAGCCGGTCGAGGAGGAGGAGTTCCGGACGCCGGAGCCGTTTCCGGATGCGCCGTACGACTTTTTCAACGCGAACGGCTGCCTGCCGGCCGAGTGGGACGCCGATGCGATCACGTTTCTCGTCGTCGATCCGTACGACCTCGAGCAGCTGACGTTCCTCGTCCGCCGCACCTGGAAGACCGGCGCGAAGTTCCGTTTCGTCCGCCGTACCTTCCTCGAGCGGCTTTCGAGCAAGCTCCAGAGCCTTGAAGAAGAAAACGAGGTGATGGAGCTCGAGGATGAGAACACGCTCCGTTCGATGGCGGGCGAGGCGCGGATCGTCCGGCTTGTGAACGACATTTTCACGCGCGCGATTGAGCTCGGCGCGTCGGACATCCACATCGAGCCCGGCGAAGAGAACGTCGCGGTCCGATGCCGGGTGGACGGTGTTCTGACCGAGATCATCAGCACGCCGCTTTCGCAGTTTCCGGCCATCGCGTCGCGCATCAAGCTGCTCGGCGGGCTCAACATCGCCGAGAGCCGGTTGCCGCAGGACGGCCGCACGAATATCCAGCTCGGCCGGCAGGAGCTCGACATGCGCATCTCGACGATTCCGATCCTGACCGGCGAAAGCATCGTGCTGCGGCTGCTGAACCAGGAGGCGATTTCATTCGACCTCGGCATCCTCGGCATGTCGCCGACCCATCTCGCGCAGTTCAGAAAGCTGATCCAGATTCCGCACGGCATCATTCTCGTGGTCGGTCCGACCGGCAGCGGCAAGACGACCACGCTGTACAGCGTGATCAACCAGCTGAACGACAATCGCAAGAAGATCATCACGGTCGAGGACCCGGTCGAATACAAAATGGCCGGGCTCTGCCAGATGCAGGTCAATTCGAAGATCGGCGTGACCTTTGCGACCGGACTGCGCAGCATTGTGCGGCAGGACCCCGACATCATTCTGGTCGGCGAGATCCGCGACCGCGAAACCGCCGACATCGCGATCAACGCGGCGCTGACCGGCCACCTCGTGCTTTCGACGCTGCACACGAACGACGCGGTCGGCGCGGTGACCCGCCTGCTCGATATGGGCGTCGAGAACTTCCTGGTTTCGTCGGCGCTGTTCGGCGTGCTTTCGCAGCGGCTGGTCCGCAAAATCTGCCCGGTCTGCCACGGGAAGACGACCGATGCGGCCGGGAACAGGTGCCGCAGATGCAACGGCTCCGGCTACAAGGGGCGCTGCGGCATTTTCGAGCTGCTGACGGTCAGCGACGAACTGCGCGCGGCGATCAACCGCAGCGCGTCGAGTTCGGAGCTGGAAGCGATTGCGGTCAGGGAGGGCATGGTGACGCTGCAGGAGGACGGCCTGGCGAAGGTCCGGGCCGGCATTACCACCCCGGAAGAGCTGAACCGTTCCACGGCGGAGTTGTAG
- a CDS encoding secretin N-terminal domain-containing protein — MTHLLPRIGTPVAVVLSGLLLSSCAMFRPEEEEDAKKKDRFEFLRSERQPREAAKPESIEEEQVLPKPAGEGELGKKKLEALSYKGGKPAPPEAPKAEDTPHFYDDFLLMNGDEEIPVSLVFNSAPLLDVLPAFADVLGFNFVADSDLKGVVTLNLNSNMTRRELWNTFDRMLNLAGAGVTVEDSLLKIMALPKLAQQPGARVGSEIFYYPLKNSTAKDVVTQLKPFLGKDSVCVELTRPNAILICDDAGNIAKLRQILEVIDQSARRNWPRMPVPCRNILPTKVVEELQNVLPVLGFTVTQTTDKTELPGAIQLVGIDRLQMIVVSAATQDAIEEIQKWIDIFDSADSIDQERVFVYKVSHNRAAQLAQALSIIYNTQGATQTIDTSTGTIRTDTLSTVSSSNRNTAQNNNRNANTGSTLSNSTQTDLSSSLFDTPVRIFADGMLNRLVVRTTPRTYASIKALLDRLDVVPAQVLLQVLVVEVTLTESTKFGLEFAAKGSGSGLNSMLGTNYENLTPFGESKQEGFTFLLNDPNNPENKFGYIRALAGNNAIKVISSPQLLVASHTEARIQVGSRVPVITGGITDSSSEGRVTQTYKYEDTGIILTLTPQITSTDLITLDVTQTLSDAIKNTTSSTIDSPELTVREIETGMTIANGRTMVIGGLIQEKRNDELQSVPFVNDIPFLRRLFGSTEAKVERSEILVLITGYIVDERSPVEELIKRYNEALSSLNDFDQTIGDKAKPRKGANKFDSSEFWR, encoded by the coding sequence ATGACACACCTTCTGCCGCGTATCGGAACGCCGGTCGCCGTCGTGCTCTCCGGGCTGCTGCTCTCCTCCTGTGCGATGTTCCGCCCCGAAGAGGAGGAGGACGCAAAGAAGAAAGACCGCTTCGAATTCCTGCGCAGCGAGCGGCAGCCCCGGGAGGCGGCCAAACCCGAGTCGATCGAAGAGGAACAGGTTCTTCCGAAACCGGCCGGGGAGGGGGAGCTTGGGAAGAAGAAGCTCGAGGCGCTGAGCTACAAAGGCGGGAAGCCCGCGCCGCCGGAGGCGCCGAAGGCGGAGGATACGCCGCATTTTTACGATGACTTCCTGCTGATGAACGGGGACGAGGAGATTCCGGTGTCGCTCGTGTTCAACAGCGCGCCGCTGCTCGACGTCCTGCCGGCCTTCGCCGATGTGCTCGGCTTCAACTTTGTGGCGGACAGCGACCTCAAGGGCGTCGTGACGCTGAATCTGAATTCGAACATGACCCGGCGGGAGCTCTGGAACACCTTCGACCGCATGCTGAATCTGGCCGGCGCCGGCGTGACCGTCGAGGATTCGCTCCTGAAGATCATGGCGCTGCCGAAGCTCGCCCAGCAGCCCGGCGCGCGAGTCGGCAGCGAGATCTTCTACTATCCGCTCAAGAATTCGACCGCCAAAGACGTTGTGACGCAGCTCAAGCCGTTTCTCGGCAAAGACAGCGTCTGTGTCGAACTGACCCGGCCGAACGCGATCCTGATCTGCGACGATGCGGGCAATATCGCGAAGCTGCGCCAGATTCTCGAAGTCATCGACCAGAGCGCGCGCCGCAACTGGCCCCGCATGCCGGTGCCGTGCCGCAACATCCTGCCGACCAAGGTGGTCGAGGAGCTGCAGAATGTCCTGCCCGTGCTCGGTTTCACGGTGACGCAGACCACCGACAAGACCGAGCTGCCCGGAGCGATCCAGCTGGTCGGCATCGACCGGCTCCAGATGATCGTGGTTTCGGCCGCGACGCAGGATGCGATCGAGGAGATCCAGAAGTGGATCGACATTTTCGACAGCGCCGATTCGATCGACCAGGAGCGCGTTTTCGTCTACAAAGTCAGCCACAACCGCGCGGCGCAGCTGGCGCAGGCGCTCTCGATCATCTACAACACGCAGGGCGCGACCCAGACCATCGATACCTCGACCGGAACCATCCGCACCGATACGCTGAGCACGGTCTCCTCCTCGAACCGGAACACCGCGCAGAACAACAACCGGAACGCGAATACCGGATCGACGCTCTCCAACAGTACGCAGACCGACCTGAGTTCGAGCCTCTTCGATACGCCGGTCCGCATCTTCGCGGACGGAATGCTGAACCGTCTCGTGGTCCGCACCACGCCGCGCACCTACGCGAGCATCAAGGCGCTGCTCGACCGGCTCGACGTGGTTCCGGCCCAGGTGCTGCTGCAGGTGCTCGTGGTCGAGGTCACGCTGACCGAGTCGACGAAGTTCGGGCTCGAGTTTGCGGCCAAGGGCAGCGGCAGCGGCCTGAACTCCATGCTCGGCACGAATTACGAGAACCTGACGCCGTTCGGCGAGAGCAAGCAGGAGGGCTTCACCTTCCTGCTGAACGACCCGAACAACCCCGAGAACAAGTTCGGCTATATCCGGGCGCTGGCCGGGAACAATGCGATCAAGGTCATTTCGAGCCCGCAGCTGCTGGTTGCGAGCCATACCGAGGCGCGGATTCAGGTCGGCAGCCGGGTGCCGGTCATCACCGGCGGCATCACGGACTCCTCCTCCGAGGGACGCGTGACGCAGACTTATAAATACGAGGATACCGGCATCATCCTCACGCTGACGCCGCAGATCACGAGCACCGACCTCATCACGCTTGACGTCACGCAGACGCTGTCGGACGCAATCAAGAACACCACGAGCTCCACGATCGATTCGCCGGAGCTCACGGTCCGGGAGATCGAGACCGGCATGACCATCGCCAACGGCCGCACCATGGTCATCGGCGGGCTGATTCAGGAAAAGCGCAACGACGAACTGCAGTCCGTTCCGTTCGTGAACGACATCCCGTTCCTGCGGCGGCTCTTCGGCAGCACCGAGGCGAAGGTTGAGCGCTCCGAGATCCTCGTTCTGATCACCGGCTACATTGTGGATGAACGCAGCCCGGTCGAAGAGCTGATCAAGCGTTACAACGAGGCGCTTTCGAGCCTGAACGACTTCGACCAGACGATCGGCGACAAGGCGAAGCCGCGCAAGGGGGCCAATAAATTCGACAGTTCGGAGTTCTGGCGATGA